The nucleotide sequence GTCGGTCGTCGTCGCGCGTTCCGTGCGGCCGCCGAACACCGGGCGCACGCGCAGGGTCGCCCCGGTCGCGGCGGTGAACGCGGTCCCGTACCAGGCCGCGCCCAGTTCGGAGAAGTCCACGAGCGTGTGGTCGATGTCCCAGAGCACCAGCCGCTTCTTCGTCACGGCTCCGAGGCTACCGGGGACGTTATTCAACGCGCGTTGACTTTTGCCGGGCCGGGTCGTACCTTGAGCCGTAATTCAACACGCGAAGAATAAGTGGAGGCAGTGATGACCCGTCCCGCAGGGGTGCTCGCCCTGGTCGCCGCCGTGGCCGGCGCGCTGGTGGCGGTGGTGCTCGGATTCCTCACCTTCGGCGCGCAGGCGACCCTCGCGCCCGACGGTGTTCCGGTCGCGGTCGCCGCCCCGCCGGAGATCGCGCAGCGCATCGCCGCGCACGGCGGCGGCCAGCTCGCCTGGACCGTCGCGACCCCGGCCGAAGCGCGGCAGCTCTTGGAAGACAAGAAGGTCTACGGCGTGCTCGAACTCGCCCCGGGACCGGCCGCGACGGTCGTGACTTCGGGGGCGGTCAACCCGGCCGGCACCCAGGTCGCCCAGCAGGCGCTGACCGGCGCCGCGACCGCGCTGGCCGGCGCGCCGAAGCAGGAGGTCCTGCACCCGGCAGGCGCCGCGGGCCGGGTCGCGCCGCTGGCCGCGAGCGCGCTGGCGTGGATCGGCGCGCTCATCGCCGGGCTCGCGCTGACGCAGCTCGCGAAGCGGACCGGCCGCCCGATCGGGGCCGGGGCGCGGTTCCTGCAGGTGACCGGGGCCGGCGTGCTGATCACGGCGGTCGTGGCCGGCTTCTTCGCGCTGTGGGATTCGGCGTTGCCGCTGACCCCGGACGTCCTCGGCTTCGTCTTCCTCGCCGCGACGGCTTTCGCGGCCCTGCAGGCCGGGCTGCTGCGCGTGCTGGGCCTGCGCGCGATGGCCGTCCTCGCGCCGCTGTACCTGGTCGCGCCCGCGGTGGCCGGGCAGGTGCCGGAGCTGCTGAACCCGGCCTACCGCGCGCTGCTGTGGTCGTGGACGCCGTTCCGGTTCTCCGCCGAAGGCCTGCGCAGCCTGCTGCAGGGCGTGCCGGACGCGCCGGACGTGACGACCGCGCTGTGGGTGCTCGGCGCCCTGCTGGCCGTGGGCCTGCTGGTGACGCTGTGGCCGGGCCGGTCAGCCCGCCAGGAGGCTGAACCGCACCTTGCGGACGGGGTTGTCGAGGTTGGTGTCCACTAGGCAGATCGACTGCCAGGTGCCCAGCGCCAGGACGCCGCCGAGCACCGGGACCGTCGCGTAGGGCGGCACCAGCGCCGGGAGCACGTGGTCACGGCCGTGACCCGGGCTCCCGTGCCGGTGCCGCCAGCGGCCGTCTCGGGGGAGCAACTCGTCGAGCGCGGTCAGCAGGTCCTCGTCGCTGCCGGCGCCGGTTTCCAGGATGGCCAGCCCGGCGGTGGCGTGCGGGACCCAGACGTGCAGCAGCCCGTCGGTGGCGTCGGCGTCGCGCAGGAAGGCCTCGGCTTCGTGGGTGAGGTCGTGGACGACGGCTTCGGAGCCGGTGCGGACCTCGATCTCGGTGGAGTACATGCGGCCCAGCCTAAGGAGCCGCGGGCTTCTTCGCGGGTTCGGCGGTCATGGTGGGTCCAGCTGCTCGAGCACT is from Amycolatopsis mediterranei and encodes:
- a CDS encoding secondary thiamine-phosphate synthase enzyme YjbQ — its product is MYSTEIEVRTGSEAVVHDLTHEAEAFLRDADATDGLLHVWVPHATAGLAILETGAGSDEDLLTALDELLPRDGRWRHRHGSPGHGRDHVLPALVPPYATVPVLGGVLALGTWQSICLVDTNLDNPVRKVRFSLLAG
- a CDS encoding ABC transporter permease, which produces MTRPAGVLALVAAVAGALVAVVLGFLTFGAQATLAPDGVPVAVAAPPEIAQRIAAHGGGQLAWTVATPAEARQLLEDKKVYGVLELAPGPAATVVTSGAVNPAGTQVAQQALTGAATALAGAPKQEVLHPAGAAGRVAPLAASALAWIGALIAGLALTQLAKRTGRPIGAGARFLQVTGAGVLITAVVAGFFALWDSALPLTPDVLGFVFLAATAFAALQAGLLRVLGLRAMAVLAPLYLVAPAVAGQVPELLNPAYRALLWSWTPFRFSAEGLRSLLQGVPDAPDVTTALWVLGALLAVGLLVTLWPGRSARQEAEPHLADGVVEVGVH